One part of the Phoenix dactylifera cultivar Barhee BC4 chromosome 4, palm_55x_up_171113_PBpolish2nd_filt_p, whole genome shotgun sequence genome encodes these proteins:
- the LOC103721699 gene encoding pentatricopeptide repeat-containing protein At3g58590, giving the protein MSKPLLRAIISHDFHCSSHHAVHFDPETISAVHRAKALHALSISSASNPPVTVHHALIAAYAAADDLDSARQVFERMPRRTSVSYNAIIAATARRGCAEDAWALLPRMMVAGVRPTRFTFGPILSSLSLEHRVGIQLHPLILKSGLFHADPYSGTALMGFLARNDRLDDAVKLFEEMPTKTVVTWNCIISGFSELGFVHDSMFLFRELLKTGIGPSECSFLSVLAAFRSSDCLHSMEQIHGLAVKVAMDSFLVVANALLRVYSSCSRTQAAERYFNELAIRDAVSFNTMITAFATSAAPERAMDFFLMMPLEGLLPNESTFTSILNACASLDTMKYGELIHAKAIKHNLATGVFVGSSLVDFYAKYMSLDNAKRVFDGIAEKNVVCWNALISGYMNAGLPTTLVLLREMLSSGIRPNEFTFSSGLKQASALDLQELHALIIRMGYDSNEYVSSALIASYASHATVCDALALVSESFVGPMNVMAGVYNRAGRYKEAQELLSKLQEPDNISWNILLTACVRGGDYSKAFQLFKQMQISGYLFDNYTAVSLLSVCSKINSLNLGSLLHGLIIKTNSGCSDTFVHNVLLDMYAKCGSLESCLRVFEEMDEKNLISWTALISALGFHGCAIEALEKFKQMEFEGFEPDRVAFLAVLSACSHGGFVEEGMMFFAQMRSDYGIEPEMDHYICVVDLLCKYGHLKEAERVISGMPFQPDAAIWRIFLQGCRRYGSMVA; this is encoded by the coding sequence ATGTCCAAACCACTCCTCCGGGCCATAATATCCCACGACTTCCATTGCTCCTCCCATCATGCCGTCCATTTCGACCCTGAAACCATCTCGGCCGTCCACCGTGCGAAAGCCCTCCACGCCCTCTCCATCTCCTCCGCCTCCAATCCGCCCGTCACCGTCCACCACGCTCTCATCGCTGCCTATGCCGCCGCCGATGACCTCGATTCCGCCCGCCAGGTGTTCGAACGAATGCCCCGCCGGACCTCCGTCTCGTACAACGCCATCATCGCCGCCACCGCACGGCGCGGCTGCGCGGAGGACGCCTGGGCGCTGCTCCCCCGGATGATGGTCGCCGGCGTCCGGCCCACGCGCTTCACTTTCGGCCCCATCCTCTCCTCGCTGTCGCTCGAACACCGTGTCGGGATCCAGCTGCACCCATTGATCCTGAAGTCTGGGTTATTTCACGCCGACCCTTACTCGGGCACGGCTTTGATGGGATTTTTGGCGAGAAATGACAGATTGGACGATGCGGTCAAGCTATTCGAGGAAATGCCTACAAAGACTGTGGTCACTTGGAATTGTATCATCTCTGGATTTTCCGAGCTGGGCTTTGTCCATGATTCAATGTTCCTGTTCCGAGAGCTATTAAAGACAGGAATTGGACCGTCAGAATGTTCTTTTCTTAGCGTTCTGGCTGCATTCCGTTCGTCAGATTGTTTGCACTCCATGGAGCAAATTCACGGGCTTGCAGTCAAAGTCGCAATGGATTCATTCCTCGTGGTTGCGAATGCTCTGCTTCGTGTGTACTCCAGTTGCTCTCGAACGCAAGCTGCCGAACGATACTTCAATGAGTTGGCAATTAGAGATGCGGTTTCTTTTAACACCATGATAACAGCTTTTGCTACAAGTGCGGCGCCAGAGAGGGCTATGGATTTCTTCTTGATGATGCCTTTAGAAGGGCTTTTGCCCAATGAATCCACATTCACTAGCATCCTTAATGCTTGTGCTAGTTTAGACACAATGAAGTATGGAGAGCTCATCCATGCTAAAGCCATCAAGCACAATCTTGCCACCGGTGTTTTCGTCGGAAGTTCACTTGTTGATTTCTATGCCAAGTACATGAGCTTGGACAACGCAAAGAGGGTGTTCGATGGGATTGCGGAGAAGAATGTCGTTTGCTGGAATGCTTTGATCTCAGGATATATGAATGCTGGTTTACCTACCACCTTAGTTCTTCTGAGAGAAATGCTAAGCTCAGGGATTAGACCCAACGAGTTCACGTTCTCATCTGGGCTTAAACAAGCATCTGCTTTGGATCTCCAGGAGCTTCATGCGCTGATAATAAGGATGGGTTATGATAGTAATGAGTATGTTTCAAGTGCTCTTATTGCATCATATGCTTCTCATGCCACTGTTTGTGATGCCTTGGCTCTAGTCTCAGAGTCCTTTGTTGGCCCCATGAATGTCATGGCTGGTGTTTATAACAGAGCTGGTCGATACAAAGAGGCACAGGAGTTATTGTCCAAGCTGCAAGAGCCAGATAACATATCATGGAACATCTTATTGACTGCTTGTGTACGTGGTGGGGATTACTCCAAAGCTTTCCAATTGTTCAAACAAATGCAAATTTCAGGATATCTTTTTGATAACTACACAGCAGTAAGTCTATTGAGCGTCTGTTCGAAGATCAATAGCCTCAATCTTGGTAGTTTGCTTCATGGGCTTATCATTAAGACTAACTCAGGGTGTTCTGACACATTCGTCCATAATGTGTTGCTAGACATGTATGCGAAATGCGGCAGCCTCGAGAGCTGTTTAAGAGTTTTTGAGGAAATGGATGAAAAAAATCTCATCTCTTGGACAGCTCTGATCTCAGCATTGGGATTTCATGGTTGCGCCATTGAGGCACTGGAAAAATTTAAGCAAATGGAATTTGAAGGGTTCGAACCAGACCGGGTTGCCTTCCTCGCAGTCCTTTCAGCCTGCAGTCATGGTGGATTTGTGGAAGAAGGCATGATGTTCTTCGCACAAATGAGGAGTGATTATGGAATTGAACCAGAGATGGATCATTATATTTGTGTGGTGGACCTATTGTGCAAATACGGGCATCTAAAGGAAGCCGAGCGCGTGATCAGCGGCATGCCATTTCAGCCAGATGCAGCCATATGGCGCATCTTCCTCCAAGGTTGCAGGAGGTATGGCAGCATGGTGGCGTAG